In Vibrio sp. NTOU-M3, the following proteins share a genomic window:
- a CDS encoding GNAT family N-acetyltransferase — protein MSNLKHFLKPSSVAVIGASTQAFRAGHIVMKNLLQGGFDGAIMPVSPKYPSVCGVLAYPDIKSLPVIPDIAILCTHASRNEEIFKELAEKKVKSAIVLSADMHLANDEGESIQQACLSIAKSAGIRLLGPNSLGLILPWLNFNASFSPVTAQKGNIAFISQSAAVCTTILDWANDKNIGFSAFISLGNALDIDFADLLDCLSTDSHTDAILLYVDTIKDARRFMSAARAASRNRRILVLKGGRTVAGRKAAQAHTGGDDTLDIIYDSAIRRTGMLRVNNSHELFAAVETLTHSVPLRGERLAVITNGGGPAIMAVDTLLERGGKLAEIDDTLCSTLDSILPPSWSRNNPIDMVGDADHVRYINTLNALMDSDCADAILIMHSPSAVAESEKTAKEIVAAIKAHPRHKRFNILTNWSGELTAKPARLIFTQAGIPTYRTPESAVVAFMHLVEYRRNQKQLMETPTTAEPVHVNELETAKKWIQDKLLDKNTVTLDTHQIGHFLKHFNFNVLPTWIASDSSEAVHVAEQIGYPVAVKLRSPDIAHKSDVQGVMLNLRNSLEVASASQAILDRVQLSYPSANVHGLLVQGMAKLAGGEEIRVKVKNDKTFGPVILLGQGGSEWDESIDAASALPPLNMALARYLVVRAIKSGKIRPQKLPEPMDISGLSEFLVRVSQMVVDCPEVHELDIHPVLSSGKEFIILDADLTLTTYQGDAQERLAIRPYPVEHEQQVILRDNTSVLLRPILPEDEPLHAEFIHNVSKEDLYKRFFTDVGEFNHEALANLTQIDYDREMAFVAVSNQDGHPAIIGVARALINPENTDAEFAILIRSDLKGNGLGRVLMEKIIDYCRSKGTVQMSGMTMPNNRGMLTLAQKMGFQLDIQFEDGVADMVLPLQI, from the coding sequence ATGAGCAACCTCAAGCATTTTTTAAAACCTAGTTCAGTCGCGGTAATTGGAGCATCCACACAAGCTTTCAGAGCTGGGCATATTGTAATGAAAAACTTATTACAAGGTGGTTTTGACGGAGCCATCATGCCTGTGTCGCCAAAGTATCCTTCTGTCTGTGGTGTACTTGCTTACCCGGATATCAAATCCCTCCCAGTTATTCCAGACATTGCCATATTATGTACTCACGCGTCGCGTAACGAGGAAATATTTAAAGAGCTGGCAGAAAAAAAAGTAAAATCCGCGATTGTTTTATCTGCTGATATGCACCTTGCGAATGATGAAGGAGAAAGCATACAACAAGCTTGCCTATCTATTGCTAAGTCCGCGGGTATCCGTCTTCTTGGTCCCAATAGTTTAGGCTTGATCCTTCCTTGGCTTAATTTTAATGCTTCTTTCTCTCCGGTAACTGCTCAAAAAGGAAACATCGCATTCATTTCTCAATCAGCGGCTGTTTGCACCACAATTTTGGATTGGGCTAATGATAAAAATATCGGATTCTCCGCCTTCATATCCCTAGGTAATGCACTTGATATTGATTTTGCAGACTTACTCGACTGCTTGAGTACAGATAGTCATACTGATGCCATACTTCTCTACGTTGATACGATCAAAGATGCCAGACGTTTTATGTCTGCTGCGCGGGCTGCATCTCGAAATCGAAGAATTCTCGTCTTAAAAGGTGGCAGAACGGTTGCAGGTAGGAAAGCAGCGCAAGCACATACTGGCGGTGACGATACATTAGATATTATTTACGACTCAGCCATTCGACGAACCGGAATGTTGCGTGTAAATAACTCACACGAGCTGTTTGCCGCTGTCGAAACACTCACACACTCAGTTCCTTTACGTGGAGAAAGGCTTGCTGTGATCACCAACGGTGGAGGCCCTGCAATAATGGCGGTAGACACCTTATTAGAACGTGGAGGAAAGCTTGCTGAGATCGATGATACATTATGCTCCACTTTAGATTCGATTCTTCCGCCAAGTTGGAGCCGTAACAACCCTATTGATATGGTTGGTGATGCTGACCACGTTCGTTATATCAACACACTTAATGCACTAATGGATAGCGATTGTGCAGATGCGATACTGATCATGCACAGTCCTTCAGCCGTCGCAGAATCAGAAAAAACAGCCAAAGAGATTGTTGCAGCGATAAAGGCCCACCCAAGGCATAAGCGATTCAACATTCTAACCAATTGGTCTGGTGAACTAACGGCTAAGCCAGCAAGATTGATTTTCACACAAGCAGGCATTCCAACGTATCGAACCCCCGAAAGTGCTGTTGTTGCATTCATGCACTTGGTGGAATACAGACGAAATCAAAAACAATTGATGGAAACCCCAACTACCGCCGAGCCAGTGCATGTTAACGAGTTGGAAACAGCCAAAAAATGGATTCAAGACAAGTTACTGGATAAAAACACAGTAACGCTAGATACACACCAAATTGGTCACTTTTTAAAACACTTCAATTTCAATGTACTTCCCACATGGATCGCGTCAGACTCTAGTGAAGCAGTACATGTCGCGGAACAAATTGGTTATCCAGTCGCAGTAAAGCTACGTTCACCAGACATTGCGCATAAGTCAGATGTTCAAGGTGTCATGTTGAACCTACGCAACAGTCTTGAAGTCGCTAGTGCATCTCAAGCTATTTTAGATCGAGTCCAACTCTCCTATCCTTCTGCAAATGTTCATGGTTTGTTAGTGCAAGGTATGGCCAAACTTGCTGGCGGAGAAGAAATAAGAGTTAAAGTTAAAAACGATAAAACATTCGGGCCCGTCATTTTGCTCGGACAAGGAGGCTCTGAATGGGATGAAAGCATTGACGCGGCATCAGCATTACCTCCTTTAAATATGGCTCTCGCCCGTTACTTAGTTGTGCGCGCCATTAAAAGTGGCAAGATCCGTCCACAAAAACTGCCAGAACCGATGGATATTTCGGGTTTGTCGGAATTCCTAGTCCGAGTGTCTCAAATGGTGGTTGATTGTCCTGAAGTTCATGAGCTGGATATACATCCAGTGTTATCAAGTGGCAAAGAATTTATCATTTTAGATGCAGACTTAACGTTAACAACATATCAAGGCGATGCCCAAGAGCGGCTTGCGATTCGGCCTTATCCAGTAGAACACGAACAACAAGTTATTCTACGTGATAATACTTCTGTCTTACTTCGCCCCATTCTTCCTGAAGATGAACCATTACACGCAGAGTTTATTCACAACGTTTCTAAGGAAGATTTATACAAACGCTTTTTCACTGACGTCGGTGAATTTAATCATGAAGCATTGGCAAATTTGACACAAATTGATTATGACCGGGAAATGGCTTTTGTTGCCGTTTCCAACCAAGACGGTCACCCTGCTATTATTGGCGTTGCTCGCGCATTGATAAACCCAGAAAATACAGATGCAGAGTTCGCTATACTCATCCGTTCAGATCTAAAAGGGAACGGCCTTGGGCGAGTCCTAATGGAAAAAATCATTGATTACTGCAGGTCAAAAGGAACAGTGCAAATGTCTGGCATGACCATGCCTAATAACCGAGGCATGCTTACTTTGGCTCAGAAGATGGGGTTTCAGCTCGATATCCAATTCGAAGATGGCGTAGCAGATATGGTGCTACCACTTCAAATTTAA
- a CDS encoding SPOR domain-containing protein — MKKIAIVGLSVLLSACVSDEYITDVTTESYKEEYTVATVQEPVVSQDGMTNGITEDNVDINVVKLSPTHEKQVVKIQPQAKPAVAITPPTAKQKAMNPRFGFTIQVVAVGTQVKVDQFARKLPRDGQPIWENYKLVNGTKWYTVLYGDYATRAEAKKAIAQLPSEFRGLKPFVKSIDSIKNSEYPTLNKLN, encoded by the coding sequence ATGAAAAAAATTGCAATTGTTGGTTTATCAGTTTTGCTATCGGCTTGTGTCTCTGACGAATACATCACTGATGTTACTACGGAAAGTTATAAGGAAGAATATACAGTTGCTACGGTTCAAGAGCCGGTCGTTTCTCAGGATGGAATGACAAACGGTATTACCGAAGATAATGTAGATATCAATGTAGTTAAACTTTCTCCAACTCACGAAAAGCAGGTTGTTAAGATCCAACCACAAGCTAAGCCTGCGGTGGCTATTACGCCACCGACCGCAAAGCAAAAAGCAATGAACCCACGTTTTGGATTTACTATTCAAGTTGTGGCGGTTGGTACTCAAGTCAAAGTTGATCAGTTTGCTCGAAAACTTCCTCGTGACGGACAACCAATTTGGGAAAACTACAAACTTGTTAACGGCACTAAGTGGTATACCGTTCTTTATGGCGATTATGCAACTCGAGCAGAAGCTAAGAAGGCAATCGCACAACTACCTTCGGAGTTTAGAGGCCTGAAACCTTTTGTGAAGAGTATTGATTCCATCAAGAATTCAGAGTATCCAACTCTGAATAAACTCAATTAA
- a CDS encoding D-alanine--D-alanine ligase codes for MTNKTILLLCGGGSSEHEVSLVSANFIQSQLQLTPDFNVVRVEMKKDGWFTESNELVYLDTNTATLNTNDSSIKIDFVVPCIHGFPGETGDIQSMLELAGIPYLGCGAEASTNSFNKITSKLWYDAIGIPNTPYVFLSQNTSDAHELTKSAMRKWGHVFVKAACQGSSVGCYKVTDESELEQAVNAAFGYSDQVLVEKAVKPRELEVAAYEINGELHISKPGEVIAPEDQFYTYEEKYSSDSHSETDVEAKGLTETQIDLIQNYSRRVFEQMKLRHLSRIDFFLTVDGDIYLNEVNTFPGMTPISMFPQMLEHNGHKFSEFLASCVNEAF; via the coding sequence ATGACTAACAAGACAATTTTATTACTTTGTGGCGGAGGTTCATCCGAACACGAGGTTTCATTGGTTTCGGCTAACTTTATTCAATCTCAGCTGCAATTAACGCCTGATTTTAATGTTGTTCGCGTTGAAATGAAAAAAGATGGCTGGTTTACTGAGTCCAACGAACTGGTTTATTTAGACACAAATACCGCAACATTAAATACGAATGACTCCAGTATAAAAATTGACTTTGTTGTTCCTTGTATCCATGGTTTCCCAGGTGAAACTGGTGACATTCAATCAATGCTTGAGTTAGCCGGAATTCCTTATTTAGGTTGTGGCGCGGAAGCAAGTACCAATAGCTTTAACAAAATCACGTCAAAATTATGGTACGACGCAATTGGTATTCCGAATACACCCTACGTTTTCCTATCCCAAAACACATCAGATGCACATGAATTGACTAAAAGTGCGATGCGAAAATGGGGACATGTTTTTGTTAAAGCAGCATGCCAAGGTTCTTCGGTTGGATGTTACAAAGTAACTGACGAAAGCGAGTTAGAACAGGCTGTTAACGCTGCGTTTGGCTATTCAGACCAAGTGCTTGTGGAGAAAGCGGTAAAGCCAAGAGAGTTAGAAGTCGCGGCATATGAAATCAACGGTGAGCTCCACATCAGTAAACCTGGTGAAGTGATTGCACCTGAAGACCAATTTTATACGTACGAAGAGAAGTACAGCTCAGACAGCCATTCAGAAACTGATGTTGAAGCAAAAGGCTTAACAGAAACGCAGATCGACTTAATCCAAAATTATTCTAGAAGAGTGTTTGAACAAATGAAGTTACGACACTTATCTCGTATAGATTTCTTTCTAACAGTGGATGGTGATATTTACTTAAACGAAGTAAATACATTCCCTGGAATGACACCGATATCCATGTTCCCACAAATGTTAGAGCATAATGGCCATAAGTTTAGTGAGTTTCTAGCAAGTTGTGTTAACGAAGCTTTCTAA
- a CDS encoding tyrosine-type recombinase/integrase, with protein sequence MTKSVSAVTDQETLKQALTYFRLPVTREQFVQLVGNHYSDNSILALTKDWNLFLNFCSINMVMPLPASATAVRLFIERQSEQRKYATLRRYNVTISVVHRVFNLADPTATATVQKSLAQLRVKKSGDARPTTAFERSHLVKLQSLLSSSTKLTDIRNLALYFVMFECALKRSELKNLKRQNAVLLNGRYVIHVKEQQYALSKDASTHLSKWLSHRIAKTSPLFSAIDKHGNINKQPLNDSSIYRILNSASKKLNLDVSFSGQSLRVGAVRELSKQGKKVADIQKHGRWLSPVMPYQYLGDKTRSEAEMVKYKRFKAWD encoded by the coding sequence ATGACTAAAAGTGTTTCCGCAGTCACAGATCAAGAGACCCTAAAACAAGCGCTTACATATTTTCGCCTACCTGTCACTCGTGAACAATTCGTCCAACTAGTCGGTAATCACTACTCTGACAACTCTATTCTTGCATTAACAAAAGATTGGAATTTATTTCTTAACTTTTGTTCGATCAATATGGTCATGCCTCTACCCGCTTCAGCAACAGCGGTAAGACTTTTTATAGAGCGACAAAGTGAACAAAGAAAATATGCGACACTCAGGCGTTACAATGTAACCATTAGTGTCGTTCATCGAGTATTCAACTTAGCTGATCCAACTGCAACAGCAACCGTGCAAAAATCACTCGCTCAACTACGTGTTAAGAAATCGGGTGATGCGAGACCAACAACGGCTTTTGAACGATCTCATCTGGTTAAGCTGCAGTCGTTGCTATCGTCATCGACTAAACTCACTGATATTCGTAATTTAGCATTATACTTTGTTATGTTTGAATGTGCTCTCAAGCGTTCAGAACTCAAAAATTTGAAAAGACAAAACGCAGTACTCTTGAACGGTCGATATGTCATTCACGTAAAAGAACAACAGTATGCCCTTTCGAAGGACGCAAGTACTCACCTTAGTAAGTGGTTGTCTCATCGTATAGCTAAAACTTCCCCTTTGTTTTCTGCAATCGACAAACACGGGAATATCAATAAACAACCGCTTAATGATTCTTCAATTTATCGAATCCTAAATTCAGCTAGCAAAAAGCTAAATTTGGATGTTTCTTTTTCAGGTCAGTCGCTAAGAGTTGGAGCGGTGAGAGAATTGTCTAAGCAAGGAAAGAAAGTTGCTGACATTCAAAAGCATGGTCGTTGGCTCAGCCCCGTTATGCCCTATCAATATTTAGGTGACAAAACACGATCAGAGGCTGAGATGGTCAAATACAAACGTTTTAAGGCATGGGATTAG
- a CDS encoding DUF3319 domain-containing protein encodes MAVATYRGFNLKTAGNTTDTWQVQIKNHVLTGSMAAVKKSIDWFCDTATIIDPKEFSSLAAKREQSGQPAQESFAGFTLKNDTGEANAWYCFFNGRLLKGGKLAIQKHIEAYLLAQKKAAQQPKK; translated from the coding sequence ATGGCTGTCGCAACTTATAGAGGTTTTAACCTCAAAACTGCTGGTAACACCACAGACACTTGGCAAGTCCAAATAAAAAATCACGTGCTAACAGGAAGTATGGCTGCGGTAAAGAAGAGTATCGATTGGTTTTGTGATACGGCAACGATCATAGACCCAAAAGAGTTTAGTTCTTTAGCAGCAAAGCGTGAGCAAAGTGGACAACCGGCTCAAGAATCCTTTGCTGGATTCACCCTTAAGAATGACACTGGCGAGGCGAACGCCTGGTATTGCTTCTTTAATGGTCGTCTGCTTAAAGGCGGAAAACTTGCAATTCAGAAACATATCGAGGCATACTTGCTGGCTCAGAAAAAAGCAGCCCAGCAACCTAAGAAGTAA
- the yciH gene encoding stress response translation initiation inhibitor YciH yields the protein MTLVYSTEIGRIKPEEEKVSRPKGDGVVRIQRQTKGRKGKGVCIISGLDMDDAPLKLLAAELKKVCGCGGSVKDGTIEIQGDARDKIKALLEKKGFTVKLAGG from the coding sequence ATGACGCTCGTATATTCAACTGAAATTGGCCGTATTAAACCGGAAGAAGAAAAAGTTTCACGCCCTAAAGGTGATGGTGTTGTGAGAATTCAACGCCAAACTAAGGGACGTAAAGGCAAGGGGGTATGTATCATATCAGGTTTAGATATGGACGATGCACCACTGAAACTTTTAGCAGCTGAATTGAAAAAGGTGTGTGGCTGCGGAGGTTCTGTCAAAGATGGGACTATCGAGATCCAAGGTGACGCCAGAGATAAAATTAAAGCGTTGCTCGAGAAGAAAGGATTTACAGTTAAACTCGCTGGCGGTTAA
- the tkt gene encoding transketolase yields MDRKHLANAIRALSMDGVQQANSGHPGAPMGMADIAEVLWRSHLNHNPSNPEWADRDRFVLSNGHGSMLIYSLLHLAGYELSIDDLKNFRQLHSKTPGHPEYGYAPGIETTTGPLGQGITNAVGMALAEKTLAAQFNKEGHDIVDHFTYAFMGDGCLMEGISHEACSLAGTLGLGKLIAFWDDNGISIDGHVEGWFSDDTPKRFEAYGWHVIPAVDGHDAEAINAAIEAAKADPRPTLICTKTIIGFGSPNKSGSHDCHGAPLGAEEIAATRKELGWEHGPFEIPQDVYAQWDAKEAGAAKEAAWNEKLAAYEAAYPELAAEFKRRVNGELPAQWEEKASAIIADLQANPANIASRKASQNALEAFGAMLPEFLGGSADLAPSNLTMWSGSKSVSAEDAAGNYIHYGVREFGMTAIMNGIALHGGFVPYGATFLMFMEYARNAMRMAALMKVQNIQVYTHDSIGLGEDGPTHQPVEQMASLRLTPNMSTWRPCDQVESAVAWKLAIERKDGPTSLIFSRQNLAQQERDAEQVANIAKGGYILKDCEGKPELIFIATGSEVELAVNAAAELTAEGKKVRVVSMPATDAFDKQDAAYREAVLPSDVTARIAVEAGIADFWYKYVGFGGKIIGMTTFGESAPAGELFKMFGFTTENVVNTAKELLA; encoded by the coding sequence ATGGATCGCAAACATCTAGCAAATGCAATTCGTGCTCTAAGCATGGACGGTGTTCAACAAGCTAACTCTGGTCACCCTGGTGCTCCTATGGGTATGGCTGACATCGCTGAAGTTCTTTGGCGCTCTCACCTAAACCACAACCCTTCAAACCCAGAGTGGGCTGACCGCGACCGTTTCGTTCTTTCAAACGGCCACGGCTCTATGCTGATTTACTCTTTGCTACACCTTGCTGGTTACGAGCTATCAATCGATGATCTGAAAAACTTCCGTCAACTACACTCTAAGACTCCAGGTCACCCAGAGTACGGTTACGCACCAGGTATCGAGACAACAACAGGTCCTCTAGGTCAAGGTATCACTAACGCTGTAGGTATGGCGCTAGCTGAGAAGACTCTAGCAGCACAATTCAACAAAGAAGGCCACGACATCGTTGACCACTTCACTTATGCATTCATGGGTGACGGCTGTCTGATGGAAGGTATCTCTCACGAAGCATGTTCTCTAGCAGGTACGCTAGGTCTTGGTAAGCTAATCGCGTTCTGGGATGACAACGGTATCTCAATCGATGGTCACGTTGAAGGTTGGTTCTCTGACGATACACCTAAGCGTTTTGAAGCGTACGGTTGGCACGTAATTCCAGCGGTGGACGGTCACGATGCTGAAGCGATCAACGCAGCGATCGAAGCAGCTAAAGCCGACCCTCGCCCTACCCTGATCTGTACTAAAACTATCATCGGTTTTGGTTCACCAAACAAGTCTGGTTCACACGACTGTCACGGTGCACCACTAGGCGCTGAAGAAATTGCAGCTACACGTAAAGAGTTAGGTTGGGAGCACGGTCCTTTTGAAATTCCGCAAGATGTCTACGCGCAGTGGGACGCGAAAGAAGCAGGCGCAGCTAAGGAAGCAGCGTGGAACGAGAAACTTGCAGCTTATGAAGCAGCATATCCAGAGCTTGCAGCAGAATTCAAACGCCGCGTAAACGGTGAGCTACCAGCACAGTGGGAAGAGAAAGCAAGCGCAATCATTGCTGACCTTCAAGCTAACCCAGCAAACATCGCATCACGTAAAGCGTCTCAAAATGCTCTTGAAGCGTTCGGTGCTATGCTACCAGAATTCCTAGGCGGCTCTGCTGACCTTGCACCATCTAACCTAACCATGTGGTCTGGCTCTAAGTCAGTATCTGCTGAAGATGCAGCGGGTAACTACATCCATTACGGTGTACGTGAATTCGGTATGACCGCTATCATGAACGGTATTGCACTACACGGTGGTTTCGTACCATACGGTGCAACTTTCCTAATGTTCATGGAATACGCACGCAACGCAATGCGCATGGCTGCTCTGATGAAAGTTCAGAACATCCAAGTTTACACGCACGACTCTATCGGTCTTGGCGAAGATGGTCCAACTCACCAGCCTGTTGAGCAAATGGCGTCTCTACGTCTAACACCAAACATGAGTACATGGCGTCCATGTGACCAAGTTGAGTCAGCTGTTGCTTGGAAACTGGCAATTGAGCGCAAAGATGGCCCTACATCTCTTATCTTCTCTCGTCAGAACCTTGCACAGCAAGAGCGTGATGCTGAGCAAGTAGCTAACATCGCTAAGGGTGGTTACATCCTGAAAGATTGTGAAGGTAAGCCAGAGCTTATCTTTATCGCAACAGGTTCTGAAGTTGAGCTAGCGGTTAACGCTGCTGCTGAACTAACAGCTGAAGGTAAGAAAGTACGCGTTGTTTCTATGCCAGCAACTGACGCATTCGATAAGCAAGACGCTGCTTACCGTGAAGCAGTCCTGCCATCAGACGTAACTGCACGTATCGCTGTAGAAGCTGGCATTGCTGACTTCTGGTACAAGTACGTTGGCTTTGGTGGCAAGATCATCGGTATGACAACGTTCGGTGAATCTGCTCCAGCAGGCGAACTGTTCAAGATGTTCGGTTTCACAACTGAAAACGTGGTGAACACAGCGAAAGAGCTTCTCGCTTAA
- the tal gene encoding transaldolase: protein MSNKLEQLRKLTTVVADTGEIDAIKKYQPEDATTNPSLILKAAQIEEYAPLIDASIEYAKAQSDDKAQQVQDTCDMLAVNIGKEILKTIPGRISTEVDARLSYDMEGSVAKARQLVKMYNDAGITNDRILIKLASTWEGIRAAEILEKEGINCNLTLLFSFAQARACAEAGVFLISPFVGRIMDWYKAKEGRDFEAQEDPGVLSVTKIYNYYKEYGYNTVVMGASFRNIGEILELAGCDRLTIAPALLAELEAAEGEVVEKLVDSKGAAERPAPMTHAEFLWDHNQDPMAVEKLAEGIRNFAVDQGKLEAMIEAKL from the coding sequence ATGAGCAACAAATTAGAGCAACTTCGTAAACTAACGACTGTAGTAGCTGACACTGGTGAAATTGATGCAATCAAGAAATACCAACCAGAAGATGCAACGACTAACCCTTCGCTAATCCTGAAAGCAGCTCAAATCGAAGAGTATGCACCTCTAATCGATGCTTCAATTGAATACGCTAAAGCGCAAAGTGACGACAAAGCACAACAAGTACAAGACACTTGTGACATGCTAGCGGTAAACATCGGTAAAGAAATCCTAAAAACTATACCTGGCCGTATCTCTACTGAGGTAGATGCTCGTCTATCTTACGATATGGAAGGCAGCGTAGCAAAAGCACGTCAACTAGTTAAAATGTACAACGATGCAGGTATCACTAACGATCGCATCCTTATCAAACTGGCTTCCACTTGGGAAGGTATCCGCGCTGCTGAAATCCTAGAGAAAGAAGGCATCAACTGTAACCTTACTCTACTATTCTCTTTCGCTCAGGCTCGTGCTTGTGCTGAAGCTGGCGTATTCCTAATCTCACCATTCGTTGGTCGCATCATGGACTGGTACAAGGCGAAAGAAGGCCGTGACTTCGAAGCTCAAGAAGATCCAGGCGTTCTATCTGTAACTAAGATCTACAACTACTACAAAGAGTACGGCTACAACACGGTAGTTATGGGCGCAAGCTTCCGTAACATCGGCGAAATCCTCGAGCTAGCTGGCTGTGACCGTCTAACTATCGCTCCTGCACTTCTTGCTGAACTGGAAGCAGCAGAAGGCGAAGTCGTAGAGAAACTGGTTGACTCTAAAGGTGCGGCAGAGCGTCCAGCACCAATGACTCACGCTGAGTTCCTATGGGATCACAACCAAGACCCAATGGCGGTTGAGAAGCTTGCTGAAGGTATCCGCAACTTCGCAGTTGACCAAGGCAAACTTGAAGCAATGATTGAAGCTAAGCTTTAA
- a CDS encoding sugar-binding transcriptional regulator produces the protein MSNSHSDTSLENTDVLTEIAVAYYQDGATQEEISKKFAISRAKVGRMLKQARDEGIVEITVKYHPVFSAKIEQRLIERFGVRRALIALDQPNEEQQRKQVAGLVSSYLDSSLKNGMVVTVGQGRNVSAVAHHVGVITPRDCKFVCGIGGIHPRGGMFNADHICRQFAKKYGGNSETLYAPAYAENRAQKLAFMQNATVKQTLDLARKSDVALIGIGDMSENSYMVDLGWFTADEVVQSRLQQGVVGDFAGYDFFDIYGNAADTVMSDRVIGLGIEEFRPISEVIAIAAENSKPLALLGALRTGAIDVIATSVSNALTVLNLDEQIAEVKN, from the coding sequence ATGAGCAACTCACATTCAGACACTTCTTTGGAAAATACAGATGTACTCACTGAGATAGCTGTTGCGTATTATCAAGATGGGGCCACTCAAGAAGAGATATCAAAGAAATTTGCGATTTCTCGTGCAAAAGTCGGACGCATGTTAAAACAAGCTCGTGATGAAGGCATCGTTGAGATCACCGTAAAATATCACCCTGTTTTTAGTGCAAAGATAGAACAAAGACTCATTGAGCGGTTTGGTGTGAGGCGTGCATTGATTGCATTAGATCAGCCAAATGAAGAACAACAAAGAAAACAAGTGGCTGGTCTTGTATCAAGTTATCTCGATTCATCGTTAAAAAATGGGATGGTTGTGACTGTAGGTCAGGGACGTAACGTATCAGCTGTCGCTCATCATGTCGGTGTGATCACGCCCAGAGATTGTAAGTTTGTATGCGGAATAGGTGGTATTCATCCACGTGGAGGGATGTTTAATGCAGACCATATTTGTCGACAATTCGCAAAAAAGTATGGTGGTAATTCAGAAACCTTATATGCGCCGGCATATGCAGAAAATAGAGCGCAAAAATTGGCCTTTATGCAAAATGCGACCGTTAAACAAACCTTAGACTTGGCTAGAAAGTCAGATGTTGCACTTATCGGCATTGGTGACATGAGTGAAAACAGTTATATGGTCGACTTAGGCTGGTTCACTGCAGATGAAGTAGTTCAATCACGATTGCAACAGGGGGTAGTGGGGGATTTCGCGGGTTATGATTTTTTTGATATCTATGGAAATGCCGCTGACACGGTAATGAGTGACCGTGTTATTGGATTGGGTATCGAAGAGTTCAGACCAATATCTGAAGTGATTGCTATCGCAGCGGAAAACAGTAAGCCATTAGCATTGTTGGGTGCGTTGCGTACTGGAGCTATCGATGTTATCGCAACAAGTGTCAGTAATGCACTAACGGTTTTAAATCTAGACGAACAAATAGCAGAAGTAAAAAATTGA